From one Prochlorococcus marinus XMU1404 genomic stretch:
- the urtD gene encoding urea ABC transporter ATP-binding protein UrtD: protein MNNNKDLLNLIDITVSFEGFLALNKLNLNLKKGELRAVIGPNGAGKTTFLDVITGKVKPTKGEVIFKGKSLVGRKEHKIARLGVGRKFQSPRIFENLTVKENLEISVSTPKSPLNLINKSIKDEQLNEIERLMKIVNLAQKIDSKAGSLSHGQKQWLEIAMLLGQKPDLMLVDEPVAGLTDEETDLTADLLKSLSGENTVVVIDHDMEFIRRLDSNVSVLNQGTVLCEGTMETIQKDQKVIDVYLGRPED from the coding sequence ATGAATAATAATAAAGATCTTCTAAATTTAATAGATATTACTGTTAGTTTCGAGGGTTTTTTAGCTCTCAACAAACTTAATTTAAATTTAAAGAAAGGAGAATTAAGAGCTGTAATAGGACCCAACGGGGCAGGTAAAACAACATTTCTTGATGTAATAACTGGAAAGGTTAAGCCAACAAAAGGTGAAGTAATTTTCAAAGGGAAATCTTTAGTAGGTAGAAAGGAGCATAAGATTGCTCGACTTGGAGTTGGAAGGAAATTCCAAAGTCCAAGAATCTTTGAAAATCTAACAGTTAAAGAAAATCTTGAAATATCAGTGTCAACTCCTAAAAGTCCCTTAAATCTTATAAATAAAAGTATTAAGGATGAGCAGCTTAATGAGATTGAACGTCTTATGAAGATTGTCAATTTAGCTCAAAAAATTGATTCTAAAGCTGGTTCTTTATCACATGGCCAAAAACAATGGCTCGAGATAGCCATGTTATTAGGACAGAAGCCAGATTTAATGTTAGTTGATGAACCTGTCGCTGGTTTAACTGATGAAGAAACTGATCTTACAGCTGATTTATTAAAATCATTATCTGGAGAAAATACTGTAGTGGTAATAGACCACGATATGGAATTTATAAGAAGACTTGATAGTAATGTTTCAGTATTAAATCAAGGCACAGTATTATGCGAGGGGACAATGGAAACTATTCAAAAGGACCAAAAAGTTATTGATGTTTATCTAGGAAGGCCTGAGGATTAG
- the urtE gene encoding urea ABC transporter ATP-binding subunit UrtE, with translation MKNLLEIKSLNTYYGESHILRDVDLNVQSGEMVCLIGRNGVGKTTLLKSLIGLLRQKKGDIYLIGENINRKAPHQRARKGMAYVPQGREIIPYLSVEENLMLGMESLPGGLSKNKKIDPFIYDLFPILKDFLQRKGGDLSGGQQQQLAIARALLGKPKLLLLDEPTEGIQPNIVLDIENAINQIIRDKGIGVLLVEQHLHFVRQANRYYAMQRGGIVASGNTSELSQAVIDKFLSV, from the coding sequence ATGAAAAACTTACTGGAAATAAAATCATTGAATACATATTATGGCGAAAGTCATATTCTCAGAGATGTAGATTTAAATGTTCAATCAGGAGAAATGGTTTGTTTGATTGGAAGAAATGGAGTTGGCAAAACAACTTTATTGAAATCACTTATTGGTTTGTTAAGACAAAAAAAAGGCGATATTTATTTGATTGGCGAAAATATCAATAGAAAAGCACCTCATCAGAGGGCGAGGAAAGGAATGGCTTACGTTCCTCAAGGAAGAGAAATTATTCCATACCTATCAGTTGAAGAGAATCTTATGTTAGGAATGGAGTCGCTGCCAGGTGGATTATCTAAGAACAAGAAAATAGATCCATTTATTTATGATCTCTTCCCAATCCTAAAAGATTTTCTACAAAGGAAAGGAGGAGATCTCAGTGGTGGACAACAACAGCAACTAGCTATTGCAAGAGCATTGCTGGGCAAACCTAAACTACTACTACTTGACGAACCAACAGAAGGTATTCAACCGAATATAGTTTTAGACATAGAAAACGCAATCAATCAGATAATTAGAGATAAAGGTATTGGTGTTTTATTAGTTGAACAACACCTGCATTTTGTAAGACAAGCCAATAGATATTATGCGATGCAACGTGGAGGTATTGTTGCTAGCGGAAATACTAGTGAATTGAGTCAAGCAGTAATTGATAAATTCTTAAGTGTTTAA
- the urtB gene encoding urea ABC transporter permease subunit UrtB: MELLLDSLFNGVAIGSVLLVAALGLAIVFGLMGVINLAHGELMMLGAYTTYVTQLIFKLPILKPFYNSYIIVSIFLAFIVSGVVGILLEKTIIRKLYGSPLETLLATWGVSLILQQFVRSVPLAYGTGLVISLIIGLFLPTTFPLKIKESINFKYFKFSSWILAALTGVLTGSVISSTVSKLSRASARNVDVTAPSWMRGQVEILGTAFPKTRLMIIVITLISVIAITLFLNQSAWGMRIRAVTQNRQMSDCLGISTEKVDIITFGIGSGLAGVAGVAVSLLGSVGPNVGGNYIVGCFMVVVLGGVGNLLGTVLASFGIGIMTDLIGAGRLLSIWPDMPLPLSNTINFFATTSMARVMIFALIVIFLQFKPTGLFPQKGRMVEN; the protein is encoded by the coding sequence TTGGAGTTACTTCTCGACAGTCTTTTTAATGGTGTTGCAATCGGATCTGTACTACTTGTTGCTGCATTAGGTCTTGCGATTGTTTTTGGTCTTATGGGTGTTATTAATCTTGCCCATGGAGAACTTATGATGCTTGGGGCTTACACAACATACGTTACACAATTAATTTTCAAATTACCTATATTAAAACCCTTCTACAATTCATACATAATAGTTTCAATTTTCCTTGCTTTTATTGTTAGTGGAGTAGTAGGCATTCTCCTTGAAAAAACTATTATAAGGAAGCTTTATGGAAGTCCACTAGAAACTCTTCTCGCCACTTGGGGCGTTAGCTTAATTCTTCAACAATTTGTCAGAAGTGTACCATTGGCTTATGGGACCGGTCTAGTTATAAGTCTTATAATTGGTTTATTTTTACCAACAACGTTTCCTCTAAAAATTAAAGAATCAATAAATTTCAAATATTTTAAATTTAGTTCTTGGATATTGGCTGCTTTAACTGGGGTTCTCACCGGTAGCGTTATTTCATCTACTGTAAGCAAACTAAGTAGAGCGAGTGCTCGTAATGTTGATGTAACGGCTCCCTCATGGATGAGAGGTCAAGTAGAAATTTTAGGAACTGCATTTCCTAAAACAAGATTAATGATAATTGTAATTACACTTATCTCTGTAATAGCAATAACATTATTTCTAAATCAAAGTGCTTGGGGGATGCGTATTAGAGCAGTTACTCAGAACCGACAAATGAGTGACTGCCTTGGTATATCTACTGAAAAAGTGGATATAATTACCTTTGGAATAGGATCTGGCTTAGCAGGAGTTGCTGGAGTAGCAGTATCACTATTAGGTTCTGTAGGACCAAATGTTGGCGGAAATTATATAGTTGGTTGTTTTATGGTTGTAGTACTGGGAGGAGTAGGAAATTTATTAGGAACAGTACTTGCTTCCTTTGGAATAGGAATAATGACGGATTTAATTGGAGCTGGAAGGCTCTTATCAATATGGCCAGATATGCCTTTACCACTCTCAAACACAATCAACTTTTTTGCTACAACAAGTATGGCAAGAGTAATGATATTTGCATTAATAGTTATATTCTTGCAATTTAAACCCACAGGTTTATTTCCTCAAAAAGGCAGGATGGTGGAAAACTAA
- the urtC gene encoding urea ABC transporter permease subunit UrtC produces MSLSKFKFDKRIVLSFWIILIALIIAAPTLLPVFRLNLLGRYLSLSIVALGVDLIWGYTGLLSLGQGIFFALGGYCAAMYLQITSSSEFPNNIPEFFALYGVEKLPFFWEPFKSPIFTFFAIWIIPALVAGLIGFLVFRNRIKGVYFSILTQASLLVFFNFFNGQQKLINGTNGLKTDVTQLFGQMVGSESMQRIFFWITAILVIASWFFAKWVVRGRFGNILIGIRDDEPRVRFTGYNPVIFKTIVFSIAGGLAGISGALYTVQSGIVSPQFMTVPFSIEMVIWVAVGGRGTLLGAILGAVFINYAKSLVSEALPASWMFIQGGLFILVVTALPEGVLGWIQGDGPRNLLQRFGLKRKIETYPSLEVNNKEGNNE; encoded by the coding sequence ATGTCTCTAAGTAAATTTAAATTTGATAAAAGAATAGTATTATCATTCTGGATAATATTAATAGCTCTAATTATTGCAGCACCAACCTTACTCCCTGTATTTAGACTAAATCTTCTTGGTAGATACTTATCTTTGTCCATAGTTGCTCTTGGTGTAGATCTTATCTGGGGATATACAGGTTTACTAAGTCTTGGACAAGGTATATTTTTTGCATTAGGTGGATATTGTGCAGCAATGTATTTGCAAATAACCAGCTCTTCTGAATTCCCAAATAATATTCCTGAATTTTTTGCTTTATATGGTGTTGAAAAATTACCTTTTTTCTGGGAACCGTTTAAATCGCCAATTTTCACATTCTTCGCTATCTGGATAATTCCAGCATTGGTTGCAGGTTTAATTGGATTTCTAGTTTTCAGGAATCGAATCAAAGGGGTTTATTTTTCTATACTTACTCAAGCTTCTCTTCTTGTATTCTTTAACTTCTTTAATGGACAACAAAAACTTATAAATGGAACAAATGGATTAAAAACAGATGTAACACAACTATTTGGTCAGATGGTAGGTTCTGAGTCCATGCAAAGAATATTCTTTTGGATAACGGCCATACTAGTAATAGCCTCATGGTTTTTTGCAAAGTGGGTAGTTAGAGGAAGATTTGGGAATATTCTTATAGGAATAAGAGATGATGAACCAAGAGTTAGGTTTACAGGATATAACCCAGTTATATTCAAGACGATAGTATTTTCTATTGCTGGAGGTCTCGCTGGAATTTCGGGAGCTTTATATACTGTTCAGTCTGGAATAGTATCACCTCAATTTATGACAGTTCCCTTTTCTATAGAAATGGTTATATGGGTTGCTGTTGGAGGTAGGGGAACTTTATTGGGAGCAATACTAGGAGCAGTTTTCATTAACTACGCAAAAAGTCTAGTAAGTGAAGCTTTACCTGCTAGCTGGATGTTTATCCAAGGAGGGTTATTTATCTTAGTTGTAACAGCTCTGCCAGAAGGGGTTTTAGGATGGATTCAAGGAGATGGTCCTAGGAATCTTCTTCAAAGATTTGGTTTGAAAAGGAAGATTGAAACCTATCCAAGCTTAGAAGTTAACAATAAGGAGGGGAATAATGAATAA
- the urtA gene encoding urea ABC transporter substrate-binding protein: protein MRISRRILAGLATASLAVTATSCGGGGTSGSFDDTVTVGILHSLSGTMAISESTLVDTEKMAIEEINAAGGVTVGGKSYKIEYIVEDGASDWPTFAEKSKKLIDQDGVPVVFGGWTSASRKAMLPVYESKDAFLYYPIQYEAQECSNNIFYTGATPNQQSEPATDFMYKRSPAAGGDFFLVGSDYVFPRTSNTITKAQVKQLGGKVVGEDYLPLGNTEVAPIISKIKKALPEGGIIINTLNGDQNVAFFKQIQDAGITPSSGYYVMNYSIAEEEISTIGPEFLEGHYGAWNYMMSIDTPASKKFAKSFKKRWGADRVVADPQESAYNMVYLWKQAVEDAGTFDDNAVREALVGQKFDAPQGPVEVMPNHHLSQTVRIGEINAEGGFTILEETGVVLPQAWNQKHPSSKGFACDWTDPSKGEKYKL, encoded by the coding sequence ATGAGAATTTCAAGGCGTATTTTGGCAGGTTTAGCTACTGCCTCACTTGCGGTCACAGCAACTTCGTGTGGTGGAGGCGGAACCTCCGGAAGTTTCGATGACACAGTAACCGTTGGTATTTTGCATTCGTTATCCGGAACAATGGCTATCTCTGAATCAACTCTTGTTGATACAGAAAAAATGGCTATTGAAGAGATAAATGCTGCTGGTGGTGTTACAGTTGGCGGCAAAAGCTACAAAATAGAATACATAGTTGAAGATGGTGCATCTGACTGGCCTACTTTTGCTGAAAAATCAAAGAAACTTATAGACCAAGACGGAGTTCCTGTCGTATTTGGTGGATGGACATCTGCAAGTAGAAAGGCAATGTTACCTGTCTACGAATCAAAAGATGCGTTTCTCTACTATCCAATTCAATATGAAGCTCAAGAATGTTCTAACAACATTTTCTATACAGGAGCCACACCAAACCAACAATCTGAACCCGCTACAGATTTCATGTATAAGCGTTCTCCCGCAGCTGGTGGAGATTTCTTCCTTGTAGGTTCTGATTATGTTTTCCCAAGAACTTCAAATACAATCACAAAAGCTCAGGTAAAACAGTTAGGCGGTAAAGTTGTTGGAGAAGATTACCTTCCATTAGGAAATACTGAAGTTGCTCCAATTATCTCAAAAATCAAAAAGGCGCTTCCTGAAGGTGGAATAATCATTAATACACTTAATGGTGACCAAAACGTTGCATTCTTCAAACAGATTCAAGACGCAGGTATCACACCTTCGAGTGGCTACTACGTAATGAACTATTCAATTGCTGAAGAAGAGATTAGTACGATTGGTCCTGAGTTCCTTGAAGGTCACTATGGCGCTTGGAACTACATGATGTCAATTGATACTCCTGCATCTAAGAAATTTGCTAAAAGTTTCAAGAAAAGATGGGGAGCAGATCGTGTTGTAGCTGATCCTCAAGAATCAGCTTATAACATGGTTTACTTATGGAAACAAGCAGTTGAAGATGCTGGGACATTCGACGACAACGCAGTAAGAGAAGCCCTAGTTGGACAAAAGTTTGATGCCCCACAAGGTCCGGTTGAAGTTATGCCTAACCATCACTTATCTCAAACAGTAAGAATTGGAGAGATTAATGCAGAGGGTGGCTTTACAATTCTTGAAGAGACAGGAGTTGTTCTTCCTCAAGCATGGAACCAAAAGCATCCAAGCTCAAAGGGATTTGCATGCGATTGGACAGATCCTTCAAAAGGAGAAAAGTATAAGCTTTAA
- a CDS encoding ferritin: MNENNLTTKKLINFGPSGRAVAQPIDNSLLDNIFEHLTMERYANVQYFSMYLWFQERDLNGFASHFLSESLGEMEHAQKFADYLIARGQSVKLDEIPAPVQTWDSIEDLISYSFNMEADLTSSLQQLYSIAERISDTRTNVFLDPIVEAQTKSEDEFANILGKVKFASNQPSAILLIDSDLKKK, from the coding sequence ATGAATGAAAATAATTTAACAACTAAGAAATTAATTAATTTTGGACCGTCTGGAAGAGCAGTTGCTCAACCCATAGACAATAGTTTATTGGATAACATTTTTGAACATCTAACGATGGAAAGATATGCCAATGTTCAATATTTCTCTATGTATCTTTGGTTTCAAGAACGTGATTTAAATGGATTTGCCTCTCATTTTCTAAGTGAATCACTAGGTGAAATGGAGCACGCCCAGAAATTTGCAGATTACTTAATCGCAAGAGGACAAAGCGTAAAATTAGATGAAATTCCTGCACCAGTTCAAACATGGGATTCAATAGAAGATCTTATTTCTTATTCTTTTAACATGGAGGCTGATTTAACTTCATCTTTACAACAACTTTATTCTATTGCAGAGAGAATTTCAGATACAAGAACTAACGTATTTTTAGATCCAATTGTTGAGGCTCAAACTAAATCAGAAGATGAATTCGCAAATATACTTGGCAAAGTAAAGTTTGCTTCTAATCAACCTTCTGCAATCTTATTGATAGATAGTGATTTAAAGAAAAAATAA
- a CDS encoding ABC transporter ATP-binding protein: MVNNFWFEAKNINCFKNGVRVIKDLNLKISHSENVILIGPNGSGKSSLIELINRNIYPVIANESKLKIFDKELINLWELRKRISTVNNEIKNRINPYLQVFDLILSGLYGRYCYIQNKSESDFYKVEEFMNKMNIKNLSNKYFSYLSDGEKQISLIARALIKKPDVLILDEPIANLDYKSKFFIVDKINELSKLNTKILCVTHDISMITEIYDRVIMLKDGKIIADGYQNKVINRENLKNLYGIEVEVTKKNGYWNINRLSK; this comes from the coding sequence GTGGTTAATAATTTTTGGTTTGAGGCAAAAAACATAAATTGTTTTAAAAATGGTGTTAGAGTAATTAAAGATTTAAATCTAAAGATATCGCATTCAGAAAATGTAATATTAATTGGACCAAATGGTTCAGGTAAATCATCCTTAATAGAGTTAATTAATAGAAACATATATCCAGTAATAGCGAACGAATCGAAACTAAAAATATTTGATAAAGAACTTATAAATCTATGGGAACTAAGAAAAAGAATAAGTACTGTAAATAATGAAATTAAAAATAGAATAAATCCATATCTACAAGTTTTTGATTTAATTTTAAGTGGATTATATGGAAGGTATTGTTACATACAAAATAAATCTGAAAGTGACTTTTATAAGGTAGAAGAATTTATGAATAAAATGAACATAAAAAATTTATCTAATAAATATTTTTCCTATTTATCAGATGGAGAAAAACAAATTTCACTCATTGCTAGGGCGTTAATAAAAAAACCAGATGTCTTAATCCTAGATGAACCAATTGCAAATTTAGACTATAAATCAAAGTTTTTTATAGTAGATAAGATTAATGAATTATCAAAATTAAATACCAAAATTTTATGTGTAACACATGATATTTCAATGATTACAGAAATTTATGATCGTGTCATAATGCTAAAAGATGGTAAGATAATCGCTGATGGTTATCAAAATAAAGTTATAAATCGTGAAAATCTTAAAAATTTATATGGTATTGAAGTAGAGGTAACTAAAAAAAATGGATATTGGAATATAAACAGATTATCTAAATAA
- a CDS encoding Rieske (2Fe-2S) protein, whose amino-acid sequence MENRQINFFKSKDFNTVLKPFKKGTVVKIDSFDVRENQNELKVGLLGWYAICPSKELKKNKLHYFSLYEEPLVLYRDENENVRCIKNICPHRGASFFGGTLSDGVITCPYHGAKFSSGGSCQNLDRITCSHIVDNNYDNYAKRIHLSQYKTSEINGYIFVQFSKKSETDLNNISEDTPISNYELYENGFSHKDYVFEEVLVDFKCDWSRIIENHLDILHIFWVHGDTIPDKDVNKNVLVSFNQKININPKYIESIYFYKNDPTKEFIRIKYIPPGRILIYKGDPSSSRYLQVLDHIPLGNNKARVIVRHYRKFLRNKLLNNLLLFKETQRKIFYKIFDEDYMILKTQTYNHNMGFISKDEIKLLGEDRIINYFWKWYKKSEDKDLPWKNINKTQNLNVYDEVILKYPPEIKKLENINNLDIIRKTFVRFAAPLIFFMLII is encoded by the coding sequence ATGGAAAACAGACAAATTAATTTTTTTAAATCAAAAGACTTTAATACCGTTCTTAAGCCATTTAAAAAAGGAACGGTAGTAAAAATTGACTCATTTGATGTTAGAGAAAATCAAAATGAATTAAAAGTTGGTTTATTAGGTTGGTATGCAATTTGTCCCTCAAAAGAACTAAAAAAAAATAAACTCCATTATTTTTCACTCTATGAGGAGCCGCTTGTTCTTTATAGAGATGAGAATGAAAACGTTAGGTGCATAAAAAATATTTGTCCACATAGAGGGGCTTCCTTTTTTGGAGGAACATTATCAGATGGAGTAATAACCTGTCCATATCATGGAGCTAAGTTCTCATCTGGGGGAAGTTGCCAAAATCTGGATAGAATCACATGCAGCCATATAGTTGATAATAACTACGATAACTACGCCAAAAGAATTCATTTATCTCAATACAAAACTTCAGAAATAAATGGATATATTTTTGTACAATTTTCTAAAAAATCTGAGACTGATTTAAATAATATAAGTGAAGATACACCTATAAGTAACTACGAATTATATGAAAATGGTTTTTCACATAAGGATTATGTCTTTGAGGAGGTATTAGTTGATTTCAAATGTGATTGGTCAAGGATTATCGAAAATCACTTAGATATCCTTCACATCTTTTGGGTTCATGGCGATACTATCCCTGATAAAGATGTTAATAAAAACGTACTAGTTAGTTTTAACCAGAAAATTAATATTAATCCTAAATACATTGAAAGTATTTATTTTTACAAGAACGACCCTACAAAAGAATTTATCCGGATTAAATACATTCCACCTGGAAGGATATTAATTTACAAAGGGGATCCTTCCTCATCAAGATATTTACAAGTTTTAGACCATATACCACTAGGTAATAACAAAGCAAGAGTAATAGTTAGACACTATAGGAAGTTTTTAAGAAATAAACTACTTAATAACCTCTTATTATTTAAAGAAACTCAAAGAAAAATTTTTTATAAGATATTTGATGAGGATTATATGATTTTAAAAACACAAACATATAACCACAATATGGGATTTATTAGTAAGGACGAAATAAAATTATTGGGAGAAGACAGAATAATAAATTATTTCTGGAAATGGTACAAGAAGTCTGAAGATAAAGATCTACCATGGAAAAATATTAATAAAACCCAAAATCTTAATGTATATGACGAAGTAATATTGAAATATCCACCTGAAATAAAGAAGTTAGAAAATATAAATAATTTAGATATCATAAGAAAAACATTTGTACGATTTGCTGCTCCTTTAATATTTTTTATGTTAATAATATAA
- a CDS encoding helix-turn-helix domain-containing protein, giving the protein MNFHSYGESPSKSVRIITGQSVLIDPSSRPKGTCLEVENGIARVYCPCEETEGMTLAFLQSGDQLRTDLLCSEGVCVEALTDLSFHSNVNIDPNIGFDAVNEWTLQLLRIRHLGNAEQRLQALFSILVNRLGRRCGQWCELPFRLTHERIGELIGSTRVTSTRLISKLRSSELLLAPIGTQTVSVAPSFIETSPL; this is encoded by the coding sequence ATGAATTTCCATAGTTATGGAGAATCCCCCTCAAAATCAGTAAGGATAATAACTGGACAATCCGTTTTAATTGACCCTTCATCAAGACCAAAAGGTACATGTCTAGAAGTAGAAAATGGAATTGCTAGAGTTTACTGCCCTTGCGAAGAAACGGAAGGTATGACACTCGCTTTCTTACAATCAGGGGATCAATTAAGAACGGACCTTTTATGTAGTGAGGGTGTCTGTGTTGAGGCTTTAACAGATTTATCGTTTCATAGTAATGTAAATATTGATCCGAATATTGGTTTCGATGCAGTTAATGAATGGACTTTACAACTCCTTAGAATTAGACACTTAGGTAATGCAGAACAGCGGTTACAAGCGCTGTTTTCAATACTAGTAAATCGTTTAGGTAGAAGATGTGGCCAATGGTGCGAGTTACCTTTTAGGTTGACTCACGAGAGGATTGGTGAACTAATCGGTTCTACACGGGTAACATCAACAAGATTAATTTCTAAATTAAGATCATCTGAGTTATTACTAGCTCCTATTGGAACCCAAACAGTCAGTGTTGCGCCTTCTTTTATTGAAACATCGCCACTATAA
- a CDS encoding RNA-binding protein yields the protein MIKKVFAIFTLTFLLLFSSPVYSVDVTSKSIEKYTKKISNKFTRTYCNTTKFGISYEGALAFATGETNKEFKNNKLNKLIDYSLLKNSIVNDLENKCQIYDFAFSSLENLKLD from the coding sequence ATGATCAAAAAAGTTTTTGCGATATTTACTCTAACTTTTCTTCTTCTGTTTAGTAGTCCAGTTTACTCAGTAGATGTAACCTCTAAAAGTATTGAGAAATATACTAAAAAGATTTCTAATAAATTCACTAGAACTTACTGTAACACTACTAAATTCGGTATTTCTTATGAAGGAGCTTTGGCATTTGCTACTGGAGAGACTAATAAGGAATTTAAAAATAATAAACTCAATAAGTTGATAGATTATTCTCTGCTAAAAAATTCAATAGTTAATGATTTAGAAAATAAGTGCCAAATTTATGACTTTGCTTTTAGTAGTTTAGAAAATTTAAAATTAGATTAG
- the ureG gene encoding urease accessory protein UreG has translation MSSKLRVGVAGPVGSGKTALVETLCLSLKKNYEIAIVTNDIYTKEDANFLINKKVLEEGRIIGVETGGCPHTAIREDCSLNKNAVLDLENKYNPLDFVFVESGGDNLASSFSPELVDISIYVIDVSAGDKIPRKGGPGITRSDLLLINKIDLADKVGADLNIMKSDTEFMRQGKPWFFTNLSIGIGVEEITQFLESHIPNNRK, from the coding sequence AGGTTCAGGGAAAACTGCATTAGTAGAGACTCTATGCTTAAGCCTGAAAAAAAATTATGAGATAGCAATTGTCACAAATGATATCTACACCAAAGAAGATGCTAACTTTCTAATAAATAAAAAGGTTTTAGAGGAAGGAAGGATTATTGGCGTGGAAACAGGAGGTTGTCCACATACAGCGATAAGAGAGGATTGTTCATTAAATAAAAATGCAGTTTTAGATTTAGAAAATAAATATAATCCTTTAGATTTTGTTTTTGTAGAAAGTGGAGGTGATAATTTAGCATCTAGTTTTAGTCCAGAACTTGTAGATATATCAATATATGTAATTGATGTATCTGCTGGAGACAAAATTCCTAGAAAAGGGGGGCCAGGGATAACAAGGTCGGATTTATTATTAATAAACAAAATTGACTTAGCAGATAAAGTTGGTGCAGATTTAAATATTATGAAAAGTGATACTGAATTTATGCGACAAGGGAAACCTTGGTTTTTTACCAACCTAAGTATAGGCATAGGAGTTGAAGAAATAACTCAATTTTTAGAATCACATATACCCAACAATCGAAAATAG
- a CDS encoding ABC transporter ATP-binding protein: MNNDALIIDDLHHKYDNQEYSNWILNEVNLKIKNGELLGLLGPSGCGKTTLLRLIAGFEYPSLGKISLNGIEISNSKRILCPEKRNIGMVFQDYALFPHLTVMENVMFGLKNKKDKTRVDYLLNIVGLDSFVGRYPHQLSGGQKQRLAIARALAPGTGFILLDEPFCSLDMHVKLKLRSELPNILRGCNASGLMVTHDPEEAMSICDKVAVMNEGKIHQIDRPINLLNNPKTKFVSSFILGNNIINLKKKGNTFFSCLGEIDSSGLLNKMYIDSMSISPKFISIERSESGNANVISKEFLGEYLIYKVSINEDILRVRTDINNLLNYGDKCSLSINKNSYYFLYPGAHKVYI, translated from the coding sequence GTGAATAATGATGCATTAATAATTGATGATTTGCATCATAAATATGATAATCAAGAATATTCAAATTGGATATTGAATGAAGTTAACCTGAAAATTAAAAATGGTGAATTATTAGGTTTGCTTGGCCCTTCCGGGTGTGGAAAGACTACTCTTTTAAGATTAATCGCAGGTTTCGAATATCCCTCATTAGGAAAGATTTCTCTAAATGGTATAGAGATTTCAAATAGCAAAAGAATTCTTTGCCCTGAGAAAAGGAATATTGGTATGGTTTTTCAAGATTACGCACTTTTCCCGCACTTAACTGTTATGGAAAATGTAATGTTTGGTTTGAAGAACAAGAAAGATAAAACTAGAGTTGACTACTTATTAAATATTGTTGGTCTTGATAGTTTTGTAGGAAGATACCCACATCAATTGTCTGGAGGCCAAAAACAACGACTCGCTATTGCAAGAGCTCTTGCTCCAGGTACAGGTTTTATTTTATTAGATGAACCATTTTGTAGTCTTGATATGCATGTCAAACTAAAATTGAGAAGTGAACTACCAAACATTTTAAGAGGTTGTAATGCAAGTGGATTAATGGTTACTCATGATCCTGAAGAAGCTATGTCAATTTGCGATAAAGTTGCCGTTATGAATGAAGGTAAAATACATCAAATTGATAGACCAATTAACCTTTTAAATAATCCCAAAACTAAATTTGTTAGTAGTTTTATTTTAGGAAATAATATAATTAATCTTAAAAAGAAAGGTAATACATTTTTTTCATGTTTAGGGGAAATAGATAGTTCAGGGCTATTAAACAAAATGTATATCGATAGTATGTCAATTTCGCCTAAATTTATTTCAATTGAAAGATCAGAATCTGGAAATGCCAATGTAATATCTAAAGAATTTCTTGGAGAATATCTTATATATAAAGTATCTATTAATGAAGACATATTGAGGGTTAGAACTGATATTAATAATCTCCTAAATTATGGTGATAAATGTTCTCTTTCTATTAATAAAAATAGTTATTATTTTTTATATCCTGGAGCACATAAGGTATATATATAA